In Periophthalmus magnuspinnatus isolate fPerMag1 chromosome 9, fPerMag1.2.pri, whole genome shotgun sequence, the sequence AGTGACCCAGGAGTCCACACGAGCTTATAGACCATGTACACTGGCACCCATATAAAAGAGGAAAGCCCAATAATGTAGCCCACCGTGATACTCCAATCCGGGTACACGTAGTCGAAAAGTGTGAGGGATGGAGGTTTTAGCAGAGAACTCACTATAATGTACTGGGCAAAAGCAGAGAAACAAGCATTGAAGACATTAGTCCAATTAAATTACAAGTCAAAGGAGATATGCTTAACTTCACAGGTAATATGCATAGTTGTCATGTCAATGTGGTTGAGTTTACTATACATATACTTTGTAAAATATCAATCCATGTTCTTACAGCTAGAAATGCTGGACTGATGGCCACCCAGCAAACCTTCCAAAATAAACCTGGGGCTGTGCCCAGCATAGCCTCGACATCACTGCTAAATCTCTGAATACCTGAAAATAAAAGAAGTATTTATGCCCATGCATGTGCCATCTCTTCATACTGAAATATTGATATGGATTATTGATAACTTACCATAAAACCATGAAACTGCAATAGCTTCCAGAAAACCAATTGCAATAATGGAGCAGCCAACTCCAAACTCTTCCAGCAGTTTAACTACATAGGCCCCACCCTGTGTGGAAAAATCTGTTGTAAATCATTCTTCAAACTTTTGTTGAATAATAATGTCATGCACTTACATTTGTAAGTGTACTAAGGGAGCCCAAAAAACAGACGATTACTAATCCCAGCACAAAAAGCTCCCGTCTGTGAGAGAAATATTCTGGATATTCATCTAAGACGGCAGTAATGATAGCCTCCAGCCCACCAAACTGAAACAAGCACCAACatagatttgtttaatatttattcattaataaGCTAACATATTATGTGACTTTAGTCAAAATGTGCATACTGTACTGTCAAGACCCAATGTTATCATCATCACAAAAAAGATgatggcaaaaaatgttgatCCCATCATGTTGGCAATGGCTTCTGGGTAGGTAATAAACAGCAAACTTGGGCCTAGAAGATAAAACATGAACATAGGAACAGAACTTAGGCTGAttccaaaataaatacaacctACCTTTATCTTTGgctacctcctccacctccacctttcTCATCTCTGCCATGTAGCCCAAAACAGTAAAGATGACAAAACCTGACACAAAGCTTGTGAAGCAGTTCACCAAGCTGGTCACAATGGCATCTCTTGGACAGAAAGACAACAAAACTTATTTAAAAATCTTTATTATATCAAAGGTTAAGATTCAGATTGGAGACTCAAGTCTTACCTATAACAGTTGTTTGTAAAAGGATTGTAACTGGATAGAGCCAGAAGCACCCCAAAACCAGGTCCCAAAGAGAAAAATATCTGAGCAGCTGCATCCACCCAAACCTATAAAAAGATGGATAATCTCATTTAGGAATAAATTGGGTATGATCAAATTTGTCCAAAGGtaacaaaatataccaaaaGCCAATATTAAGCCAATATTTAACTACAATATTATAGCAATATTTGTTAGGCAATACTAGCCAGTGTACAGAAAGCGAGTTGTTGCCACACAGCTGTCCAAATGGAGATCTGAAGAGCTGCGCACATTCGGCATTACAAGAGAAGAAAGAGTGCTGGATGCTGGTGAGGGCCACAAAAAGGGAGCCCTTTGTTAATGGGTAGAAAATCTAAACTAATTATGCATCTTTTTATTCACCTCTGTGGCTTATTTATGCATCTCATTTCAACTCATCCATATTCCCATCCAAGCCAAGTACTCACTCACACATAGCATTTAAACTGTGTAAGGAACAAGGATACAGCGTCATTACAAAACATCAACACAATCCACAAGTAATACTAAAGTTTACTATAATCTTTAATTAACTTACGCTGGTCTCAAGCAGTTTATCCCACTGCGGCTTCAGATAGAACACAACGCCTCTCCAGGCTCCAGGCAGAGTGGCCCCGCGGATCAATAGGATGAAGAGCACAATGTAGGGCAGGGTGGCAGTTACCCACACCACCTGTGGAGCCAGACTGGGAATCATAAAACTGTACATGCTTTAATGGGGCAAATAGAGCTCTGTTACCTTCCCGGATGTTTTCACTCCTTTCCACAGGCTGAAGTACACAATTGTAAAAATAAGAAACAGACAGAGCATCAGCTGCCAACGAATGCCGCCAACATTTATGAGGCCTTCAGACTCGTGGATTTCCAGAACATTTCTCCTGTTTGAGTCAGGAATATTCACTTAATCATAACAGAAGGGTGTTATACAAAACTAACACTATGGTCATATACATGGTAACGCTTAGTCACATGCACATTCACATACACTTACGTGTAAAATTCCTCTGCAGGAGAACGGGAAAAGTTGGTCCAGGTGACATTATTCAGGCCAAAGTAGTTGGTGCAGTTAGGGGTATTCCACACATTGTCACAATGTGTCCATGGCAAGGTTGTGGAGAAAGAGGAGTAGAAGTAGAAGAGAGCC encodes:
- the slc6a4b gene encoding solute carrier family 6 member 4b, which encodes MAGSVTQHGASHPGYSPHSAPGPVPTQTDSRDKWSKKMDFLLSVIGFAVDLGNVWRFPYICYQNGGGAFLIPYILMAIFGGVPLFYMELALGQFHRTGAISIWKHICPIFKGIGYAICIIALYVSFYYNTIIAWALFYFYSSFSTTLPWTHCDNVWNTPNCTNYFGLNNVTWTNFSRSPAEEFYTRNVLEIHESEGLINVGGIRWQLMLCLFLIFTIVYFSLWKGVKTSGKVVWVTATLPYIVLFILLIRGATLPGAWRGVVFYLKPQWDKLLETSVWVDAAAQIFFSLGPGFGVLLALSSYNPFTNNCYRDAIVTSLVNCFTSFVSGFVIFTVLGYMAEMRKVEVEEVAKDKGPSLLFITYPEAIANMMGSTFFAIIFFVMMITLGLDSTFGGLEAIITAVLDEYPEYFSHRRELFVLGLVIVCFLGSLSTLTNGGAYVVKLLEEFGVGCSIIAIGFLEAIAVSWFYGIQRFSSDVEAMLGTAPGLFWKVCWVAISPAFLAYIIVSSLLKPPSLTLFDYVYPDWSITVGYIIGLSSFIWVPVYMVYKLVWTPGSLKQRLAVCLRPERTIPDIHTDNLHMVNVP